From a region of the Paenibacillus sp. R14(2021) genome:
- a CDS encoding aldo/keto reductase — MEYRVLGRSGLRVSEVSLGCWAIGGPSWRDGEPVGWTGNDDNESVTGLKRAFELGINHFDTADVYGDGHSERVIGRFLKEVPRDKVVIASKVGWFRGTAPNAMQPIHIRHQLEQSLMNLGTDYLDLHYFHNTNFGPNDVYLEEAADMMRQLQQEGKVRVIGQSGYGYQDFLRVCPVTRPDVLQFHYNAFGNAFDQPGTNLFRWADDQNLGIVLFGPLAQGLLLDKFDPEHPPKFGEGDIRATNTAYTKERLLEIRRKLGPIKERFGAEVQDLVRVAIQFAIAQSPNACVIPGFKNERQVESNAKGAGNPLSAEETAFIRSIIQGS; from the coding sequence GTGGAATACAGAGTGCTTGGACGTTCCGGATTACGGGTAAGCGAGGTAAGCTTGGGCTGTTGGGCGATCGGCGGGCCTTCATGGCGCGACGGCGAACCGGTCGGTTGGACGGGCAATGACGATAACGAATCCGTTACCGGCTTGAAACGCGCATTTGAGCTGGGCATTAATCACTTTGATACGGCGGATGTATATGGAGACGGGCATTCGGAGCGCGTTATCGGACGCTTCCTGAAGGAAGTGCCTCGCGATAAAGTCGTGATTGCTTCCAAAGTCGGCTGGTTCCGCGGAACGGCGCCTAATGCCATGCAGCCGATCCATATCCGGCATCAGCTGGAGCAATCGTTGATGAATTTAGGTACGGATTATTTGGATCTTCATTATTTCCATAATACGAATTTCGGACCGAACGACGTTTATTTGGAGGAAGCGGCCGACATGATGCGCCAACTGCAGCAAGAAGGCAAAGTTCGCGTAATCGGGCAATCGGGCTACGGCTATCAGGATTTTCTTCGTGTCTGTCCCGTTACGCGCCCTGATGTGCTGCAATTCCACTATAACGCGTTCGGTAATGCCTTCGATCAGCCAGGTACGAATTTGTTCCGGTGGGCGGATGATCAGAATCTGGGAATCGTGCTGTTCGGACCGCTTGCCCAAGGGCTGCTGCTGGACAAATTCGATCCGGAGCATCCGCCGAAATTCGGCGAAGGCGATATCCGGGCAACGAACACCGCGTATACAAAGGAGCGGCTGCTGGAGATTCGCCGCAAGCTAGGGCCGATTAAGGAACGGTTCGGCGCGGAGGTGCAGGATCTGGTGAGGGTCGCAATTCAATTTGCCATCGCCCAATCGCCGAATGCTTGCGTCATCCCCGGCTTCAAGAACGAAAGACAGGTCGAGTCTAACGCAAAAGGTGCCGGCAACCCGCTGAGCGCCGAAGAAACGGCCTTCATTCGCAGCATCATACAAGGCTCTTAA
- the asnS gene encoding asparagine--tRNA ligase encodes MRKLTTISQLKDAAGQSVWIGCWLNGKRSSGKIQFLQLRDGTGYVQGVAVKSELPESVWESAGKLTQESSLYVKGTVREEPRSQSGYELTVEDIEIIQLTQDYPITPKEHGVDFLMDRRHLWLRSSKQRAILVIRAEIIRSIQQFFDEHGFTLVDPPILTPSSSEGTTNLFHIKYFDEDAYLTQSGQLYMEAAAMALGKVYSFGPTFRAEKSKTRRHLIEFWMIEPEMAFVDHEENLRVQERFVSFVVQNVVANCRKELETIGRDISKLEAIQAPFPRITYDEAIAFLQERQHEIQWGEDFGAPHETAIAESYDRPVFITHYPASFKAFYMKPDPNRPEVVLCADMIAPEGYGEIIGGSQRIDDPELLAERFQEHELSTEAYQWYLDLRKYGTVPHSGFGLGLERTVAWICGLEHVRETIPFPRLLYRLYP; translated from the coding sequence ATGCGAAAATTAACGACAATCAGTCAATTGAAAGACGCAGCAGGGCAGTCCGTATGGATCGGCTGCTGGCTGAACGGCAAGCGCTCCAGCGGTAAAATCCAGTTTCTGCAGCTGCGCGACGGAACCGGCTACGTGCAGGGCGTTGCCGTCAAGAGCGAGCTGCCGGAATCCGTATGGGAATCAGCCGGCAAGCTGACGCAGGAGAGCTCGCTGTACGTGAAAGGAACGGTTCGCGAAGAACCGCGCAGCCAGTCCGGCTACGAGCTGACCGTGGAAGATATCGAAATCATCCAGCTGACGCAGGATTATCCGATTACGCCGAAGGAGCATGGCGTCGACTTCCTTATGGACCGCCGCCATCTCTGGCTGCGCTCGTCCAAGCAGCGCGCCATTCTTGTTATCCGCGCGGAGATCATACGCTCGATCCAGCAGTTCTTCGATGAGCATGGCTTTACGCTGGTGGATCCGCCGATTCTGACGCCGTCCTCAAGCGAAGGGACGACGAATTTATTTCACATTAAATATTTTGACGAGGATGCGTATTTGACGCAAAGCGGCCAGCTCTATATGGAAGCAGCTGCGATGGCGCTTGGTAAAGTATATTCCTTCGGCCCGACGTTCCGCGCGGAGAAATCCAAGACCCGTCGTCATCTGATCGAATTCTGGATGATCGAGCCGGAGATGGCGTTCGTCGACCATGAAGAGAACCTGCGCGTGCAGGAACGTTTCGTTTCCTTCGTCGTGCAGAACGTGGTCGCGAACTGCCGCAAAGAGCTGGAAACGATCGGCCGCGATATTAGCAAGCTTGAAGCGATTCAGGCGCCGTTCCCTCGTATTACATACGATGAGGCGATCGCGTTCCTGCAGGAGCGGCAGCATGAAATTCAGTGGGGCGAAGACTTCGGAGCGCCGCATGAGACAGCGATAGCCGAGAGCTATGACCGTCCCGTGTTCATTACGCATTATCCCGCTTCGTTTAAAGCTTTCTACATGAAGCCTGATCCCAATCGCCCGGAAGTCGTGCTGTGCGCAGATATGATCGCGCCGGAAGGCTATGGGGAAATTATCGGCGGGTCGCAGCGGATCGACGATCCGGAGCTGCTGGCTGAACGGTTCCAAGAGCATGAGCTCTCCACCGAGGCTTATCAGTGGTATCTCGACCTGCGTAAGTACGGTACGGTCCCGCATTCCGGCTTCGGATTGGGCTTGGAGCGGACGGTTGCATGGATTTGCGGATTGGAGCATGTCCGGGAGACGATTCCGTTCCCGCGTCTGCTGTATCGCTTGTATCCGTAA
- a CDS encoding acetate kinase, with protein sequence MMILVMNAGSSSLKYQVYNMLNETVLAQGRVERIGMDASILTHEPTGGTEVNQVSEILDHNTAVRKVIDVLTHPEHGVIPSMDAIQAVGHRVVHGGESFKASTLVTEEVKKEIRRLFDLAPLHNPPAMMGITAVEINLPNIPQVVVFDTAFHQSMPQETFLYPIPMVLYRRHKIRRYGFHGTSHDYVSKQAAKTLGRPLESLKMVTCHIGNGASCAAILNGKTYDTSMGLTPLEGLMMGTRSGDIDPAIVPFTMNKEELSLSEVNSMLNKHSGLQAISGISSDMREIVEAMEGGDKQAKLAFDMYTYRLRKYIGAYAAGMNGLDAVVFTAGVGENSVAVRRAVCEQLSFLGIELDVERNQIRSKEPRFITKDGSRVQVLVVPTNEELLIARDTYQLVKA encoded by the coding sequence ATGATGATTCTTGTGATGAACGCGGGAAGCTCATCGCTTAAATATCAAGTGTACAACATGCTGAACGAGACTGTCCTGGCACAGGGCAGGGTTGAACGGATCGGCATGGACGCCTCCATTTTGACGCATGAGCCGACAGGAGGTACGGAAGTCAATCAAGTCAGCGAAATCCTCGATCATAACACGGCGGTTCGCAAAGTCATCGATGTTCTGACCCACCCGGAGCATGGCGTCATCCCTTCCATGGATGCGATTCAAGCCGTCGGCCACCGTGTCGTGCACGGCGGAGAGAGTTTCAAGGCATCGACGCTTGTCACTGAAGAAGTGAAGAAGGAAATTCGCCGATTGTTCGACCTGGCGCCGCTTCATAACCCGCCGGCCATGATGGGTATTACAGCCGTCGAAATCAACCTGCCGAACATTCCGCAGGTCGTCGTGTTCGACACGGCGTTCCATCAATCCATGCCGCAGGAGACGTTCCTTTATCCGATCCCGATGGTGCTCTACCGCCGCCACAAAATCAGACGCTACGGCTTCCACGGCACGTCGCATGACTACGTGAGCAAGCAGGCGGCGAAGACGCTCGGACGTCCGCTTGAATCGCTTAAGATGGTTACATGCCATATCGGAAACGGTGCTAGCTGCGCAGCGATCCTGAACGGTAAAACCTACGACACCAGCATGGGCCTGACTCCGCTGGAGGGGCTGATGATGGGCACGCGCAGCGGCGATATCGATCCCGCCATCGTACCGTTTACGATGAACAAGGAAGAATTGTCGCTCAGCGAGGTCAACTCCATGCTGAACAAGCACAGCGGGCTGCAAGCGATCAGCGGCATCAGCAGCGATATGCGCGAGATCGTGGAAGCCATGGAGGGCGGCGATAAGCAGGCGAAGCTTGCGTTCGATATGTATACCTATCGGCTGCGTAAATATATCGGTGCTTATGCGGCAGGCATGAACGGGCTTGATGCAGTCGTATTCACGGCAGGCGTGGGCGAGAACTCTGTCGCAGTTCGCAGGGCGGTCTGCGAGCAATTATCCTTCCTTGGCATTGAATTGGACGTGGAACGCAACCAGATCCGCTCTAAAGAACCGCGGTTCATCACGAAAGACGGCTCCCGCGTGCAGGTGCTGGTCGTTCCGACGAACGAGGAACTATTAATCGCGCGCGATACGTATCAATTAGTGAAGGCCTAA
- a CDS encoding ROK family transcriptional regulator has translation MDIPFVTPKSMGEAIRRQIRTALHAKPGSTTAEIASMTGVSFPTISKTIDEMNEQHEVLLTGLATSSGGRRPKTYALNPEYRIGLTVYLEKDFIVYSVINYNGQLIERQRLPGVMTEGPDALTAQIAPFVQRYENLHTLTFGVPGAVNEGRSFYIPSFAAFKDFDFKSYYEGHFNKHVLVENDVNAAVVGYQDLLQAGKNESIVYVYFGRRALGAGILLNGEIVRGSTFFSGEISLLPLYDEKSLLQAVREPSLIVDALSRLVAIMVATINPSRVIFSGEQMDGLSLEDIVTRSGHYVPRSILPKLEPSEWEPDYLHGLQCLTVRNMLASGSVK, from the coding sequence ATGGATATTCCTTTTGTAACGCCCAAATCGATGGGAGAGGCGATTCGCAGGCAGATCCGCACCGCGCTTCACGCCAAGCCCGGTTCCACGACGGCCGAGATTGCCAGCATGACCGGCGTTAGTTTTCCGACAATCAGCAAAACAATCGATGAAATGAACGAGCAGCATGAAGTGCTGCTAACCGGGCTTGCGACGTCAAGCGGCGGCAGGCGGCCGAAAACCTATGCGCTGAATCCGGAATACCGAATCGGCTTGACCGTCTATCTGGAGAAGGATTTCATTGTCTATTCCGTCATTAACTATAACGGCCAATTGATAGAGCGGCAGCGGCTGCCCGGCGTGATGACAGAGGGCCCGGATGCCTTAACGGCTCAAATCGCTCCGTTCGTGCAGAGGTATGAGAATCTGCACACGCTGACGTTCGGCGTTCCGGGTGCGGTCAACGAAGGCCGATCGTTCTATATTCCATCCTTTGCCGCGTTCAAGGATTTTGATTTCAAATCCTATTATGAAGGCCATTTCAACAAGCATGTGCTTGTGGAGAATGACGTGAATGCAGCGGTAGTGGGCTATCAGGACCTGCTTCAAGCGGGCAAGAACGAATCCATTGTCTATGTGTATTTCGGCAGGCGAGCGCTTGGTGCAGGCATCCTGTTGAATGGCGAGATCGTGCGCGGAAGCACGTTCTTCTCGGGCGAAATCTCGCTTCTGCCGCTCTATGATGAGAAAAGCCTGCTGCAGGCGGTCCGTGAGCCGTCCTTGATCGTGGATGCGCTAAGCCGTCTCGTTGCCATCATGGTCGCAACTATTAATCCGTCGCGCGTCATTTTCTCCGGCGAGCAAATGGACGGGCTCAGCTTGGAAGACATTGTCACGCGAAGCGGGCATTATGTACCTCGTTCGATTCTGCCCAAGCTTGAGCCCAGCGAGTGGGAGCCGGATTATTTGCATGGTTTGCAGTGCTTGACGGTTCGCAACATGCTTGCTTCAGGAAGCGTAAAATGA
- a CDS encoding 3-hydroxyacyl-CoA dehydrogenase family protein: MGQGISEMLASRGLDVCMVEQNGEKLAQAMGLIEQSLDKQMERWAVTAAEKKLIMNRIHPKSSFHELAECELVIETITEDLENKLAVFKEIDAICGPDVILASNTSTLSMTELASVTKHPERVIGMHFVYPVIKADMVEIVRGLRTSDATFERTKAFVESTIHKQGVMVFESPGFVTTRLICLFINEALHVLEEGVASATDIDCAMRVGYSFQHGPFEMADRFGLDFVLASLERMFREFGELKYRPSFILKKMVRGGQLGVKSGAGFFNYDKDGVRL; the protein is encoded by the coding sequence ATGGGGCAAGGCATCAGCGAAATGCTTGCATCACGGGGCTTGGATGTGTGCATGGTCGAGCAGAACGGCGAGAAGCTCGCGCAAGCCATGGGCTTGATCGAACAAAGTTTGGACAAGCAGATGGAACGGTGGGCGGTAACGGCCGCGGAGAAGAAGCTGATCATGAACCGGATTCACCCTAAATCATCCTTTCATGAGCTTGCGGAATGCGAGCTTGTCATAGAAACCATAACCGAAGATTTGGAAAACAAGCTTGCGGTCTTCAAAGAAATAGATGCGATTTGCGGTCCTGATGTTATTCTGGCGAGCAACACGTCAACGCTAAGCATGACGGAGCTTGCAAGCGTGACGAAACACCCGGAGCGGGTCATCGGCATGCATTTCGTATATCCCGTAATCAAAGCGGATATGGTAGAAATCGTACGCGGTCTCCGAACCAGCGATGCGACGTTTGAACGGACGAAGGCATTCGTAGAGTCGACGATCCACAAACAAGGCGTCATGGTCTTCGAATCGCCGGGCTTCGTCACAACGCGTTTGATCTGCCTGTTCATCAACGAGGCGCTGCATGTGCTCGAAGAAGGCGTTGCTTCTGCAACCGACATCGATTGCGCGATGCGGGTCGGTTATTCATTCCAGCACGGTCCTTTCGAGATGGCGGACCGTTTCGGTCTGGATTTCGTCTTGGCCTCTCTCGAGCGGATGTTCCGCGAATTCGGAGAATTGAAATACCGTCCTTCCTTCATACTGAAGAAAATGGTTCGAGGCGGTCAGCTCGGCGTGAAGAGCGGAGCCGGCTTCTTCAACTATGATAAGGATGGTGTTCGGCTATGA
- a CDS encoding DnaD domain protein, giving the protein MKNEMWKSYARGMAAAMNGGSVVVPAGLLRAYRNIGLSDTEMMLLMQLMLFRQVEETAFPTPEQLAERLGILPNAAHQLLGRLMKEGLLTIDEEIDAESAMRVERYNWTGFMIRSAEWLAEEARKSVEEERAKPQHAVPRAAAAQPAERASDLFTAFEQEFGRPLSPMECETISAWVDQDRYPDELIRFALKEAVFAGKLHFRYIDRILIEWSRNRVTNTDEAKAHTQKFRGGRSS; this is encoded by the coding sequence GTGAAAAACGAAATGTGGAAATCTTATGCGCGCGGGATGGCGGCTGCGATGAATGGCGGCAGCGTCGTTGTCCCGGCCGGTCTGCTGCGCGCTTACCGAAACATTGGCCTCAGCGATACCGAAATGATGCTGCTTATGCAGCTTATGCTGTTTCGGCAGGTGGAAGAGACGGCGTTTCCGACGCCGGAGCAATTGGCAGAGCGGCTTGGCATACTGCCAAACGCCGCGCATCAGCTGCTCGGGCGCCTGATGAAGGAAGGGCTGCTGACCATCGATGAGGAAATCGATGCGGAAAGCGCCATGCGCGTAGAACGGTACAATTGGACCGGCTTTATGATCCGCAGCGCGGAGTGGCTCGCCGAGGAAGCACGGAAGTCTGTCGAAGAAGAACGCGCGAAGCCGCAGCATGCTGTTCCGCGCGCAGCAGCGGCACAGCCGGCCGAGAGAGCAAGCGATTTGTTTACGGCGTTCGAGCAGGAGTTCGGCCGGCCGCTGTCTCCGATGGAATGTGAAACCATCAGCGCCTGGGTGGATCAAGACCGCTATCCCGATGAGCTCATTCGCTTCGCATTGAAGGAAGCGGTGTTCGCAGGCAAGCTGCATTTTCGCTACATTGACCGGATCTTGATTGAATGGAGCCGCAACCGGGTGACGAATACCGACGAGGCCAAAGCGCATACGCAGAAATTTCGCGGCGGGCGCAGTTCGTAA
- a CDS encoding AAA family ATPase, protein MRKYGKEIVIGFVPVFILFLQFAIGINMMPFILFACIAGGLLFMAKSRGHLATVGGDRKSKTSVPRQMTFEEIGGQDHAKQELREALDFLVHVEQISKFGIRPLKGILLTGPPGTGKTLLAKAAAGYTDSVYLGASGSEFVEMYVGVGASRIRDLFKEARQKAEKQGKNSAVIFIDEIDVIGGKRDGGQQREYDQTLNQLLTELDGIHTTDSPRILLIGATNRKEMLDSALLRPGRFDRHIAVDLPDKKGRAHILHLHARNKPLDGDEVNLEKIAEESYGFSGAQLESVMNEAAIYAMREDGETISQRHLSMAIDKVMMGERTDREATNEERERVALHELGHAIAAELVRPGSVSQVALLPRGGALGYVRHNPQQDKYLYTKQFLEGQIMIALGGAAAEEMFYGERSTGSRGDFDQAMSIVRSMVESGLTELGIIDASMMTPDKWAAVNGSILNDLMQDVKMLLEANRGVFLSALDVLIQEETLSGDQFRSLLQQFSTEQPLLAQ, encoded by the coding sequence ATGCGTAAATATGGGAAAGAGATCGTGATCGGATTTGTGCCGGTCTTCATTTTATTTCTGCAGTTCGCAATCGGCATTAACATGATGCCGTTTATTCTGTTCGCTTGCATTGCAGGCGGCCTATTGTTTATGGCGAAGTCGCGCGGGCATCTGGCGACAGTAGGCGGAGATCGCAAAAGCAAGACTTCTGTGCCAAGGCAGATGACCTTCGAGGAAATCGGCGGTCAAGACCATGCGAAGCAGGAGCTTCGAGAAGCGCTCGATTTTCTCGTTCATGTGGAGCAAATATCGAAATTCGGCATTCGCCCGTTGAAGGGCATTCTGCTTACCGGGCCTCCGGGAACGGGCAAGACGCTGCTCGCGAAGGCGGCTGCCGGTTATACGGATTCGGTCTATCTCGGGGCGTCCGGCTCCGAATTCGTTGAGATGTATGTCGGCGTCGGTGCAAGCCGAATTCGAGACTTGTTCAAGGAAGCCCGGCAAAAGGCGGAGAAGCAGGGTAAGAACAGCGCCGTGATCTTCATCGACGAGATCGACGTCATCGGTGGGAAACGCGACGGCGGACAGCAGCGCGAGTATGATCAGACGCTCAACCAGCTGCTGACCGAGCTTGATGGCATCCATACGACGGATTCGCCGCGCATACTGCTGATTGGCGCCACGAACCGTAAGGAGATGCTGGACAGCGCGCTGCTTCGTCCCGGACGATTCGACCGGCACATTGCCGTTGATTTGCCAGACAAGAAGGGCCGCGCGCATATTCTGCACCTTCATGCGCGCAATAAGCCGCTTGACGGCGACGAAGTCAATCTGGAGAAGATCGCCGAAGAGTCTTACGGGTTCTCCGGCGCTCAGCTCGAGAGCGTGATGAACGAAGCGGCGATCTACGCGATGCGCGAAGACGGCGAGACGATCAGCCAGCGCCATCTCTCCATGGCGATTGATAAGGTCATGATGGGCGAACGAACCGACCGCGAAGCGACGAACGAAGAGCGGGAGCGGGTTGCGCTCCACGAGCTCGGCCATGCGATTGCAGCTGAGCTGGTGCGGCCGGGGAGCGTCTCGCAGGTAGCGCTGCTGCCGCGCGGCGGGGCACTCGGCTATGTGCGCCATAATCCGCAGCAAGACAAATATTTGTACACGAAGCAGTTTCTCGAGGGCCAGATCATGATTGCGCTCGGCGGGGCTGCGGCGGAAGAAATGTTTTACGGCGAACGAAGCACGGGTTCCAGAGGGGATTTCGATCAGGCGATGAGTATCGTTCGCTCCATGGTTGAATCCGGGCTTACGGAACTAGGCATTATCGATGCTTCGATGATGACGCCCGATAAATGGGCGGCCGTGAATGGCTCAATCTTGAACGATTTGATGCAAGATGTTAAAATGCTGCTTGAGGCGAATCGAGGCGTTTTCCTCTCGGCGCTGGACGTTCTGATCCAGGAAGAGACGTTAAGCGGCGACCAGTTCCGGTCGTTGCTGCAGCAATTTTCAACAGAACAGCCGTTATTGGCGCAATAA